Genomic DNA from Desulfosporosinus sp. Sb-LF:
TTGGACTCGATGCTCTGCGGAGCAAATCGGCCTGGACATTTCCGTGGAGTGGCTACAGTTGTAAGTAAGTTGTTTCATATTGTTCAACCAGACCTAGCCTTTTTTGGACAGAAGGATTATCAGCAATATCTGATTATCCAGAGAATGGTGAGCGATTTAAATCTTCCAGTCAAGGTTTGTCCAGTTTCGATTGTTCGAGAAGAAGATGGTTTGGCTTTAAGCTCGCGCAATGTCTTCTTAACTCCGGAACAGCGTATGGAAGCCGTGATTTTATCCAAGAGCCTTAACGAGGCAGAAAGACTTATTCAAGCGGGGGGCCAATCAACGAGGGAAATTGAGAAATTACTACGAGAAAGAATTACCCGTGAGAGTCAGGGTGTCATTGATTACGTTGAAGTCAGGGATGCGGAAGACTTGTCAGAAGTAACCGATATTATACGGCCAGTGGTTATGGCCTTAGCGGTTAGATTTGGGTCAACCCGGTTGATTGATAATAAAGTAGTGGAGGTGTAACCCCTTGTTTAGGATGATGATGAAATCCAAACTTCATAGGGCAACCGTGACACAAGCAAATCTCCAGTATGTGGGAAGTATCACGATTGATACCGAGCTGATGGAAAACGCAGATATTTTGCCTAATGAGAAGGTTCAGGTTGTGAACAACAACAATGGGGCAAGGTTTGAAACTTACGTTATTCCCGGAGAGCGGAACTCAGGGGTGATCTGTCTTAATGGGGCCGCTGCTCGTCAGGTGCAGGTAGGGGACCAAGTCATTATTATTTCATATGCAATGCTCACGGATGAAGAAGCACATCAGTATAATCCTAAAGTTGTTTTTGTCGATGATGAAAACCACCCAACAAAGATTGCAACGGAAGAAATTCATGGACAAAAATCTTGACGCGATGTGTTAGAATGACTCGGTTTTCTTAAAGAGGATTCTGGCAATTTAGAAAGGTGGCGAACCTATGACTCATAAGATTGACGAAGAGATGTTACAGACTTTAGCAGGAGAGGTTAAAGCACTAAAAAAAGAACGTAAAGCAGTTATCTTAGCTCATTATTATCAGAGACCAGAAGTTCAGGATATTGCTGATTTTGTCGGAGATTCCTTGCAACTGAGTCAACAGGCGGCCAAAACAGACGCCGAAGTTATTGTGTTTTGCGGCGTACATTTTATGGCTGAAAGTGCTGCCATTTTATCACCAGACAAAGTGGTCCTGTTGCCTGAGCTGAACGCGGGTTGCCCTATGGCAGACATGGTTGATGCTGAAGCTCTGCGTGCTTACAAAAAGAGGATTCCAGGAGTTCGGATAGTCTGTTATGTTAATTCTTCTGCCGAGGTTAAGGCAGAGAGCGATATCTGCTGCACTTCCTCTAACGCGGTAAAGGTGATACAGTCCTTACAGGGAGATGATATTCTATTTATTCCGGATGAAAACCTTGGCCGTTATGCCGCAAAAATCCTTGGACGCTCACTTCAATTATGGCCTGGGTACTGTAAAACTCATGATCGATTGACGAAAGAAGATATTCTCAAAGCCAGAAAAGAGCATCCGTTAGCAAAGGTCATCGTACACCCGGAATGTCGCGAAGATATTTGCCAGGAAGCCGATTATATAGGGTCTACAGCAGGATTAATTACGTATGCTCAGAACTCAGAAAATAAAGAATTTATTGTAGGTACGGAGTCTGGAATTTTACATCGGCTCCATCAGGTTTGCCCAGATAAAGAATTCTATCTTGCTTCAGAACGTTTGGTCTGTCCGAATATGAAATCAACAACATTAGCTAAAGTAAGGGATGCACTTAAAACCCTCTCTCCTCGTATTACGGTGAAAGAGGAAATACGTGTTAGAGCCAAAGAGGCTCTAGACCGAATGCTTGCCTTGTAAGCAGCAGAAGGGCAGGGGATGGGCACGTTGAGACGTTATTTATACCCTTGGGCCAAATCGGGAGTGAAGGTCTTTGATTCGGACGTACTTGTTTTGGGAAGCGGTATTGCCGGTTTGTATACGGCAATTAAAGCAAGTGAGCAATTTCAAGTGACCGTACTTACGAAAAAAAAGATTGAAGAAAGCAATACTGAGCATGCGCAGGGTGGGATTGCGGTAGCTATTGATGAAGCAGACTCTCCGACTTTGCATTTTGAGGACACATTACGGGCAGGCGCCGGGCTCTGTGACCCCTCAATCGTAAGGATTCTGGTTGAAGAGGGGCCTACTTGTGTTAAAGAACTCATGGACATAGGCGCTCAATTTGATCGCCAGAATGGGCAACTTGCACTCACGCGTGAAGGCGCCCATAGCCAGAGGAGAATACTGCACGCGCAGGGAGATGCCACTGGCTGGGAAATTGAACGAGCTTTGGTGGCCAGAGTGAAAGAAAGTCCTAATGTCACTGTCCGAGAAGGTCGTTTTGTGGTTGATCTGTTAGAGAATGGTAATGGAGATATCGTAGGAGCGTTGGTTCTTAACGAGGAAACAGGAGAGTTGGAAGGTCACTTAGCAAGTGCAGTGGTTCTAGCAACCGGAGGTTTAGGGCAAGTTTATCGTTTTACGACGAATCCCAGTGTTGCAACAGGGGATGGAATCGCGGCCGCTTGGCGTGCTGGAGCAGATTTAATGGATATGGAATTTGTGCAATTTCACCCCACAACGTTATTAATTGCCAATGCACCCCGTTTTCTCATATCTGAAGCGGTGCGTGGAGAAGGTGCTTTTTTAATTAATGCTGCTGGGAAACGTTTTATGGAAAATGTACCAGGGAAAGAACTTGCTCCGCGTGATATTGTCGCTCGGGCCATCTGGAAGGAAATGAACGATGGTCTAGTGTATTTGGATTTTCGTCCTATTGGGAAGGAGTGCATATTAGAACGATTTCCTACCATATATCAAACTTGTTTAAAGTACGGAATTAATGTATTGACGACCCCCGTACCAGTTGCCCCAGCTGCTCACTATATGATGGGTGGAGTTGCCACAAACTCCTATGGAGAAACAAGCGTTAGACATCTTTATGCTGCTGGGGAGTGCGCCTGTAATGCGGTACACGGTGCAAATCGCCTAGCAAGTAACTCCTTGCTGGATGGATTGGTTTTCGGGTCACGCATTGTGGAAAGAATAAGGGATAAGTTCCAAGCAACACGTCCTTCTTGGGAGGAAGTTGTCGGCCCTGAAGGAGGCGTGGGGGATACAGGAATTGGAATTATTGGAGCTAGGAAACAGTTGAATGATCAAAGTTTGCGAAACCAAATCCAAAATTTGATGTGGGACAATGTGGGTATTTTGCGGAATGAGGCGGGCCTTAAGATGGCTGCAGAGTTATTGTTAGCCTGGGAGCAAGATAATTTTTTCATCAGTGGTGTGGATGACCTTGAAACAGCTAACATGTTGACAGCGGGGGTGGTTATAGCAAAGGCCGCTTTCAAACGTCAGGAGAGCAGAGGTGGGCATTTCCGATCTGATTATCCGTTGAGGCTTGATGGACTCTGGAGAAAGCACTCTTTGCAATGTATGGAGGGATATTATGTACGCTACGTTCCAGTTTCAGGAACTGATTGATCAGGCATTGAAAGAAGATATTGGGACGGGGGACCTTAGTACCAGGATTTTTCCGGAAAACTTGACTGGGTTGGCCAAACTTTATGCTAAACAAGAAGGTGTGGTTGCTGGTCTAGTGCTGGTCGAGGGGGTTTTTGGGCGTATCGATCCTCGGATTCAGGTCAATAGGTTGGTCAAAGACGGAGATACAGTGAAAGTCGGAGAAGGTGTACTAGAGCTGGCTGGTCCCTTTTGTAGTATATTGCAGGGAGAGCGGACGGCGTTGAATTTCTTGCAGCATCTCTCTGGAATCGCCACAGCAACAAAACGAGCCGTTGATCTGGTAGAAGGGCTTCCGGTTAGGATTGTGGATACGCGAAAGACTCTTCCGGGATGGCGTTCATTACAGAAATATGCGGTCAGAGTCGGTGGTGGACAGAATCATCGATTTGGGCTGTATGATGCGGTGATGTTAAAGGATAATCATCTTGCCGCAGCGGGTGGATTAACGGAGGCGGTTGAACGAATCAGAGCTCAAGTTGGGCATATGACGAAGATTGAGGTTGAGTGTGAGACGATCGAACAGGTGAAAGAAGCGATATTTTGTGGTGTCGATGTGATTATGCTCGACAACATGGAAATAGAAGAAATGCGGGAAGCAGTACGGTATATCGATAAGCGAACAATCGTTGAAGCATCGGGGGGAATGGGGGAAGAACGCCTTCGTGCCGTGGCTGAGACGGGGGTTGACCTAATTTCGATTGGTGCTTTGACCCATTCGGTTAAGGCTTTAGACTTTAGTCTTGATCTGGGTGAGATCAAAGCTACGACTAGGAAGAATTGGGAAAGAGGAATTTAAATGGTACGTCATGACATCCTTAATCTCCTCGTCGCAGCGCAGGCTGAAGAATACGTGTCTGGCGAAAGGGTTAGTCAACATTTAAATGTTACGCGGGCAGCCATTTGGAAACAGATTAAGGTTCTGAGAGAAGAAGGTTTTGTAATTGAGGCGCAGACGAAAAATGGTTACCGCTTATTACAGACTCCCTTCGCCTTAAATGAGTGGGTTTTAAAGCAGGTGTTGACCACAGCATCCCTAGGATGCAAGATCAACCTTGAGGACGAGTTGGAATCTACAAACGATCGAGCTAAAGAGCTCGCTTGCCAAAGCGGAATTCATGGACAAGTTGTTCTAGCAAAATGTCAGAACGCAGGGAGAGGAAGGTTACAGAGACAGTGGGAATCCCCGAGAGGTGGTCTCTGGATGTCCGTGGTACTTCGGCCCAATTTGTCATTGGCAGATGCCTCAAAAATTACCCTAGCGGCAAGTGTTGCTATTGTCGATGCGCTAGATGAGCTCTTTAAGTTGCGTGTCGGAATTAAGTGGCCTAATGACCTTGTTTTCAATGGACAAAAAATAGCCGGTATTCTTGGGGAAGTCGTGGGAGAGTGGAATGCTGTTCGAACTTTGGTTCTTGGAATGGGAATTAACGTCAATTTCCCTCGTGAACAATTGAGTGCATCCCTGAACGCAACGACTCTTCAAGAAATTATGGGGTATGAAGTTGATTTGAACAAGGTCGCCGCTACAATCCTAAAAAATTTGGAAAACGAATTAGCGTATATCGAAGGTAAAGAGTTCGAGAGGCTGAGATTGAGTTGGTCGGAAAAGGCGGTTGGTTTGGGCGAAGAAGTAAGAGTTTTACGGGGTGAGCATGTGTTCGATGGTACTTTCAAGGGAATCTCCATCGATGGAGCGTTACTTCTTGAGACGGAGGATGGAGAAAAAAGCTTTTCTGCGGGAGAAGTCCAACTTCGTTCCAAAATGACAGAGTATTTCTAGGCTTAGGATAGCCATGTAAGGCAAGGTTTCTTTTTACGCCTCTCTTGGAGTGGATTGAAAGGCATCAGATTCTATTGTAAACTATAATATAAGATATAGGTTTACAATAGAAGGAGGAGTTGAGTTGAAAACAAGGAAAATGGCAATGACGTCCGTAATGGCAGCACTGATGTGTTTGGCGGGGATGTTAATTCACTGGGTTTCACCTGGGTTGGTTCCCTTTAGTGTTTTACCGGTATTAGTCTTTATGTCCGGTATCATTCTTGGCGCCGAGTATGCAGCTATGGCTATGTTGGTGTATTTGGTTTTGGGGCTTTTTGGGCTGCCTGTCTTTTCGTCCGCTCCGTTTGGAGGGTTAGGTTATATTTTAAAGCCCACTTTTGGATTTCTACTGGGCAATGTAGTGGCTGCTTATGTAGTGGGGCGAGTATATCGTGAAGGAAGTCTTCGGTCGGCGATTGTCGGCGTACTGTTGGGGCTTGTGGCCTTGTATCTCTGTGGCTTAACCTATCTTTATGTAATTTTACACTGGATGTTACACCGTCCGACTAGCATTGCTGGTGTTCTGATGATCGGTTTTGTTCCCTTTATTTTGGGGGATCTTATGAAAGCCGGAGTTGCCGTCTGGATCGGTCAGGAAGTGGTTCGTCGGCGTCAAAGCGCCTAAAGGACACTCACTTAGTCAAAAGGAGAGTTATTATGATTCTATTATTTGACGTTGGTAATACGAATATTGTATTGGGAGTTTATAATGAGCGAGCCCTTACTCATCATTGGCGGGTGTCCACGGATAAATCCCGAACTATGGATGAGTATGCAGTGGTTATCAAAAATTTATTCGATTTTAATAGGTTATCCTTACAAGAAATAAGTGCGGTCGTTATTTCTTCAGTAGTTCCTCCGGTGATGCCAACATTGGAAGCTCTTACCCGAAAGTACTTTGGCGTAGAACCTCTGGTTGTGGGACCTGGTATCAAAACTGGGATGCCCATTGTCTATGATAACCCTAGAGAAGTTGGTGCTGACCGCATTGTGAATGCCGTGGCCGCATATACTAAATACGGAGGACCACTTGTCATAGTGGATTTCGGAACAGCAACGACATTTTGTGTAGTATCGAAACGCGGAGAATATTTAGGTGGAGCAATTGCTCCCGGAATAGGGATTTCGACAGAAGCACTGTTTCAGAGGGCATCGAAGTTACCACGTATCGAAATGGTTAAGCCTACTTCAGTCATCGCTAAGAATACAGTGGCAGGAATGCAATCGGGAATTTACTATGGCTTCACCGGTCAGGTTGACGGTATTGTTAAACGTATGAAAGCGGAAATGGGATCGGAGACCAAAGTGATTGCAACCGGCGGATTAGCGGAAATGATCTCTCAAGAATCAGAAACGATCGAAATGGTCGATCCATTCTTGACACTCGAGGGACTTTTGTTAATCTATGAACGTAATCAGAAATAGTAACTATGAGGAATTAAACAATGAAATTAGGGCAGTATGAATTAGAAGTTCCTGTATTTTTGGCTCCTCTAGCCGGTGTGACGGATAAAGCGTTTCGTGAAACGGTCTGCGCTGTAGGTGGAAAGTACGTATGGACAGAAATGATTAGTGATAAGGCATTAACTTATCAAAACTCAAGGACTTTAAAAATGTTGGATTTGCAAGGGGAAACTGAACCTAGAATTGTACAACTTTTTGGTTCAGAACCTGAGACAATGGCACGAGCGGCTCTCTTAGCCATAGAATGTAGTGCTAATGTCATCGATATTAATATGGGATGTCCTGCGCCGAAAATTGTAAAAAATGGCGAAGGATCTGCGCTACTCAGAGATCTACCTCGCGCGCGGGAGATTGCTTCAGCTGTCGTTAGAGCTGTTGATGTACCGGTAACGGTAAAAATCCGTCTTGGTTGGAACGATGATGAGATTGTGGCTATTGAACTGGCCAAACTCCTTGAATCCGTGGGAGTCCAAATGCTAACGGTTCACGGGCGTACTCGCGAACAATTTTACTCAGGTAATGCCGATTGGGATTGGATCCGAAGAGTGAAGAGGGAAGTAGACATACCAGTCATTGGGAACGGGGATGTTTTAAAACCTGAAGATGCCAGCAGATTGATTGAGCAAACGGGATGTGACGGGGTCATGATTGGACGTGGAACTCTTGGAAATCCATGGCTCATTCCGCGAACCCAACATTTTCTAAAACATGGCATCCTATTGCCCGAACCGCCTATCGAGGAACGCATACAGGTTGCGTTGCAGCATTTTGATCGCGTATTGAATTATAAGGGTGAGAGAATCGGACTCAACGAAATGCGAAAACATGCAGTGTGGTATATCAAAGGGGTTAGGAAGGCAGCTCAATTGCGGGATGAGATCATGCAAACAAAGT
This window encodes:
- a CDS encoding type III pantothenate kinase, which translates into the protein MILLFDVGNTNIVLGVYNERALTHHWRVSTDKSRTMDEYAVVIKNLFDFNRLSLQEISAVVISSVVPPVMPTLEALTRKYFGVEPLVVGPGIKTGMPIVYDNPREVGADRIVNAVAAYTKYGGPLVIVDFGTATTFCVVSKRGEYLGGAIAPGIGISTEALFQRASKLPRIEMVKPTSVIAKNTVAGMQSGIYYGFTGQVDGIVKRMKAEMGSETKVIATGGLAEMISQESETIEMVDPFLTLEGLLLIYERNQK
- the nadC gene encoding carboxylating nicotinate-nucleotide diphosphorylase — protein: MYATFQFQELIDQALKEDIGTGDLSTRIFPENLTGLAKLYAKQEGVVAGLVLVEGVFGRIDPRIQVNRLVKDGDTVKVGEGVLELAGPFCSILQGERTALNFLQHLSGIATATKRAVDLVEGLPVRIVDTRKTLPGWRSLQKYAVRVGGGQNHRFGLYDAVMLKDNHLAAAGGLTEAVERIRAQVGHMTKIEVECETIEQVKEAIFCGVDVIMLDNMEIEEMREAVRYIDKRTIVEASGGMGEERLRAVAETGVDLISIGALTHSVKALDFSLDLGEIKATTRKNWERGI
- the dusB gene encoding tRNA dihydrouridine synthase DusB, translating into MKLGQYELEVPVFLAPLAGVTDKAFRETVCAVGGKYVWTEMISDKALTYQNSRTLKMLDLQGETEPRIVQLFGSEPETMARAALLAIECSANVIDINMGCPAPKIVKNGEGSALLRDLPRAREIASAVVRAVDVPVTVKIRLGWNDDEIVAIELAKLLESVGVQMLTVHGRTREQFYSGNADWDWIRRVKREVDIPVIGNGDVLKPEDASRLIEQTGCDGVMIGRGTLGNPWLIPRTQHFLKHGILLPEPPIEERIQVALQHFDRVLNYKGERIGLNEMRKHAVWYIKGVRKAAQLRDEIMQTKSSEEMRVIFSRILQ
- the panD gene encoding aspartate 1-decarboxylase, producing the protein MFRMMMKSKLHRATVTQANLQYVGSITIDTELMENADILPNEKVQVVNNNNGARFETYVIPGERNSGVICLNGAAARQVQVGDQVIIISYAMLTDEEAHQYNPKVVFVDDENHPTKIATEEIHGQKS
- a CDS encoding biotin transporter BioY — its product is MKTRKMAMTSVMAALMCLAGMLIHWVSPGLVPFSVLPVLVFMSGIILGAEYAAMAMLVYLVLGLFGLPVFSSAPFGGLGYILKPTFGFLLGNVVAAYVVGRVYREGSLRSAIVGVLLGLVALYLCGLTYLYVILHWMLHRPTSIAGVLMIGFVPFILGDLMKAGVAVWIGQEVVRRRQSA
- the nadA gene encoding quinolinate synthase NadA translates to MTHKIDEEMLQTLAGEVKALKKERKAVILAHYYQRPEVQDIADFVGDSLQLSQQAAKTDAEVIVFCGVHFMAESAAILSPDKVVLLPELNAGCPMADMVDAEALRAYKKRIPGVRIVCYVNSSAEVKAESDICCTSSNAVKVIQSLQGDDILFIPDENLGRYAAKILGRSLQLWPGYCKTHDRLTKEDILKARKEHPLAKVIVHPECREDICQEADYIGSTAGLITYAQNSENKEFIVGTESGILHRLHQVCPDKEFYLASERLVCPNMKSTTLAKVRDALKTLSPRITVKEEIRVRAKEALDRMLAL
- the panC gene encoding pantoate--beta-alanine ligase gives rise to the protein MKRTSLISELREIIAQEKGRGRQIALVPTMGYLHRGHLSLIEQAKQTGAFIVLSIFVNPLQFGPNEDYSRYPRDLERDARLVEEAGVDALFHPTTEEMYPRPMVTYVEVGQLDSMLCGANRPGHFRGVATVVSKLFHIVQPDLAFFGQKDYQQYLIIQRMVSDLNLPVKVCPVSIVREEDGLALSSRNVFLTPEQRMEAVILSKSLNEAERLIQAGGQSTREIEKLLRERITRESQGVIDYVEVRDAEDLSEVTDIIRPVVMALAVRFGSTRLIDNKVVEV
- a CDS encoding biotin--[acetyl-CoA-carboxylase] ligase — encoded protein: MVRHDILNLLVAAQAEEYVSGERVSQHLNVTRAAIWKQIKVLREEGFVIEAQTKNGYRLLQTPFALNEWVLKQVLTTASLGCKINLEDELESTNDRAKELACQSGIHGQVVLAKCQNAGRGRLQRQWESPRGGLWMSVVLRPNLSLADASKITLAASVAIVDALDELFKLRVGIKWPNDLVFNGQKIAGILGEVVGEWNAVRTLVLGMGINVNFPREQLSASLNATTLQEIMGYEVDLNKVAATILKNLENELAYIEGKEFERLRLSWSEKAVGLGEEVRVLRGEHVFDGTFKGISIDGALLLETEDGEKSFSAGEVQLRSKMTEYF
- the nadB gene encoding L-aspartate oxidase; its protein translation is MGTLRRYLYPWAKSGVKVFDSDVLVLGSGIAGLYTAIKASEQFQVTVLTKKKIEESNTEHAQGGIAVAIDEADSPTLHFEDTLRAGAGLCDPSIVRILVEEGPTCVKELMDIGAQFDRQNGQLALTREGAHSQRRILHAQGDATGWEIERALVARVKESPNVTVREGRFVVDLLENGNGDIVGALVLNEETGELEGHLASAVVLATGGLGQVYRFTTNPSVATGDGIAAAWRAGADLMDMEFVQFHPTTLLIANAPRFLISEAVRGEGAFLINAAGKRFMENVPGKELAPRDIVARAIWKEMNDGLVYLDFRPIGKECILERFPTIYQTCLKYGINVLTTPVPVAPAAHYMMGGVATNSYGETSVRHLYAAGECACNAVHGANRLASNSLLDGLVFGSRIVERIRDKFQATRPSWEEVVGPEGGVGDTGIGIIGARKQLNDQSLRNQIQNLMWDNVGILRNEAGLKMAAELLLAWEQDNFFISGVDDLETANMLTAGVVIAKAAFKRQESRGGHFRSDYPLRLDGLWRKHSLQCMEGYYVRYVPVSGTD